The following nucleotide sequence is from Harmonia axyridis chromosome 5, icHarAxyr1.1, whole genome shotgun sequence.
tgatgatttttgttttttcagttGTTCATCTCCTGTGCTTTGGCAGTAGCCTCCGCTTCAGTTTTGGGGCCAGATGGTCACCCATTGGAAACACCTGAAGTCCAGCACGCAAGAGCTGCCCACTACGCCGCCCATGCCAGGGCTTTGGGCCATATCGGTTATACCGTTCCTGTAGCACCCTTGGCTCATTACGGAGTTGCCCCAGGAGTTGTATCTCTCGATGGACACCCATTGGACACACCTGAAGTAGCTGCCGCTAAAATCCAACACTACCATGACTACGCTGTTGCTGCCCAAAGAAACGCTGTACCTCTTGGACACGGTTTGGTCTACAGTCACCCAATTGCTGCTGGACACTTGGCTGTTGTTGGCGCTCACCCCATCGACACCCCCGAGGTTTGTCTATTTCTTGCTGACTGAAAGTAGGAATTATCTAATAACGTTTAATCTTTGCAGGTTCAACACGCTAAAGCTGCCCATTTTGCTGCCCATGCTGAAGCTGCTGCCCGTGCTCACGGTCTCGTCCACTACAGACGTCGCAGAGGAATCCTTGCCTATCCCCAACACATCCCAGTCATCGATCACAATGGTGTACCAGTAGAAACCCCAGAAGTCCAAGCTGCTAAAGCTTTCCATCTCGCCAAACACGCTGAAGTTGCTGCCAGATCTGGTCACTATGTCCATGCTCCAGTCGATGTCTACTCCACAGGAATTGCCCCTCAAGCCATCACCTACCTCAATGCTGCCAGTCCACTCGCTAGAGTAGCTGTACACCCACGTTATGTCTACGAAAATGCCGCTGTTGTTGTAGGTCCTGATGGTCATTTGGTTGATACCCCTGAAGTACAACAAGCTAGGGCTGAACATTTGGCTGCACATGCTGGAATTCATCATTATTGATGAACTAAAAAATCTTCACGATCGTTTTCGAGATTGATCCTTTGGAAATTCTGGTTTTATAAACTAGATTCTTATACCAAGGTTCAATTCCGAATTCGAAAACGAATGACTTTCTTGTGTCACATGTAGTTTTCTCACTCAAAATCGTTTTTGATATTTCAGGCACCTTTTGGATAGAATAGACTGTGACACAAGAAATTTAATCGAATATCATATTTTGTATGTTTATTTGTAAATACCACAGAGcataatacataaaaaaaaacaatcatcaTTTCCATTTTTATTCTTCCTAACATATTTAGTTTTCCTTATTATTCATATATaattcggcgcatccaccaaaaatgtACTTCAATGTcttcaattgaaattaattgaagaGGACAACTACAATACTAGAGGTCTATCTCAATTTAATATTAAGTAACTTCGTTTTTTGCAGAGattattttcaactgaataaaTTTTTGCAGTTATCTGAGTAACATCTTCATTAAATTAAGTTATAGCCTGTTGTAGATGAGAAATGAATTTGATAATAGAGAGAattgaaatatcgaacaaaaattaaatgacaattcaatttcaatctgAAGAAAAATTGATGTTCACAATTAAGCTGAAGTGAAGAAATGACTTATATCACTATTAACAGCATATAGATATCTAAAGATATCTCATCGATATATCTGGAAGTAATGAAAATTGGTTATAACTAAAATATAACTGTTAGATAGCGATCCAATGTTTCCATCATCATATTTCcatcagataatgaaaacagtccaaataactatctaacatatagtccTTCATCAATATCAAGAGAGCAATCAAAATATTACTATTATAGATATTATACAAGAATGTTAAAAACAGTTCATACTGTTCAATCCAGAGTACTGAACACAATGAATAAATTATCATCTACTAATTGAAATCTCAATTgatgaatatataatttaacTACGTATATATCGATCCAGGGAAAACCATAGTTGTTTGTCTACCAGTCAGACCTACCATCTTAGTTCGCCATTGTTATTGATTGGTTTTTCATAATGAAATCGCAGTTTCAAAAGCCTCAAAGGCACGAAGACCTTGATTTATGATTCCTAATTATGAAGTTGGGGGTAAACTTATAAATAGACCTTGAAGAACTGCGGTCATTCAGTTTCGAGTATCAAACTTGAAGAagttaaattgaaaatatgaggATGTTGGTAAGTAGATAATTTCATACCtcagggtaataaacatagatagaggaagcataggtatgtcatttcattttgtccccaacatgaaccacCAACGTACTCATTTCTTATATCTTAAAgtcaaaatatatttgaataaatataaaattatatcaaattgTGTCAACTGTTGACacaaggagagcaaaagttgccaaaccttggatttcagcaggtaaatacataaaatatacatattctatttattataaattcgaaaataaggacaaatatcggattccaaatttgcatatttaatcggtaaaaactgaaataattatatttcattcaatataatatacattcataattatttagtaaaattgtggatttgaaaatatatcacaacctaaccatgttggggatatgtaaacattgcgtatacttcctctatttatgttCATTACTTTATGATTTGTACTCATGTCAAAGGTTTTGTTATTTGGCATTTCAAATCGTTTTCGAGTGAAAGAAATAGAGTTGTTACCattactgaaattttgtttcagtTGCTTATTTGCTTCATATGGGCTGCAGCCTCTGCATCAGtgctaatttcaaatattcctgGTGATAATTCAGATTATGTTCACTCAGGTCACGGTCATATCCTCCATAGGCTTCGTAGAGAACATGTTCCTACCAAAACTCCTGAAGTTATCAAGTACTACGATGCTGATAGTATAGTTTCTCGAGTCACTGTAATGTCAAGGAATGGAATTTCTTTAGAACATCCTTTGGTATACGAAAACACTGCTTTTAAAGCTGATTCAGATGGTAATTTGGTTAAATCCCCCAAGGAAGCTGAGCCCGAGAAACAGGAAAAGAAAGAGGAAAAGGAGGTAGTTTGAAGAGCACTGGAATTCacgagagagaaaaaaaaattggaatatagTTACATTCGATCCTTATTGATTTCCTCGATggttatcgaatttttatttttcacatacAAAAGTAGTTCAGAAAGAAGAAGGTATCCTACATATTgttctcttcttttttttccatttctttgattgaatatttcagTGAATTTTCCATAAATCTGACCCGATAAAAGTGAATCTTTGTGATCTCGAAAAATACAATTAAATTGGAATTcaattattttgtaaattttgttgaatatttgtaGATACGCAATCACCACAttgagtatatatatatatttctacaataaataaataatttttttttaaactttattTGCCATCTCATAATTAGTCTTTGGGGATATTGTGGTATTGATACTATTCAGAGTGTTTCATTTGGAAAAATGATACTATGTTCTTGAAGATTTAAAGAGAAAAATGATGAGACTGAGTAACTAGACATTTCATCTTAGATTTTAACATAGGTACTTAGAGACTTAGGGAGAAAGTGGAAGTTCTAGGGTCATGGTTACtgcaatgaataatgaaatcttCTACAAATATACAACACGATGTCAGAGTTTTCTTGTTTGTATGATGTGTTTAATCTGAATATACGTACATACATCATATTCACTATGGATGATTTTAGATACCTTTGTCAGGATAGTCAATCAACAATAGGTATACCAAAATAAAGGTGCAATAACCATGCTGCTAATGTTCTGAATTTTGGTTGCTTCGAACCAACTGTCTTCCATCGACTTGAAAAATCCTGATAATTCTACTTGAACAGATTTTTATCAGTAAGAGCGGTACTCAATCTGGGCAAAGGTTTCTTATGGACAAATGTTCAGATAAAATAGTGAATCACTGTCTTCTGATAATTCCAACTCCAACGCCATCTCAAGCAACTTCAATTTACGATCGTTCAAAATCATTTCAAGGTCTTTTTTGAtgcatttcgaaataattccgAATTCAGGCGACCAGAGCATTTAACATCATCTTCGGTTACATTTTAACTGTTGTTGTCGATAGATcagagttttttatttttttatagaaaacagTATTGTATCAATTCACGAAACACCATTTATCCATTTTTTAACCAACAACGAATGAAGCATCATTAAATCTCCAATATCTCGACCCAGAATCAACTTTTTCAAAACTTGGTCCTAACAAGAAAAAAAGTGCGCAAGCCCTCATTCATTTTCATACTGCCATAACGTTTTCTAGCATCGTCGCCAGAGTGTGTAGTGTTTCCTAGTTTTACCATaaaatcaacatcaacaaattgttgtgaaaatatgatgaaaagtgcgGATAGAGAGGTTATAACGAAAAACGATTAAGAATAAAGTTATCAACCCATaccaattttgaaagaaaaaacatattacATAAACAGTAGGCCTAGTAAATATCCCTAGATTTGTGACCGCTTTAAGCAGCGACAAGAAGTATTTGGTTGGTATCAAAATCTCACTAAGTGTGATGTTTTACAGTTTTACCATTGCTCAGATGTATACACTTCAATAATCCACCTTCAATATCAAGCCTATATCCACTTAAGTTTTACACAGAATATAAATTAATTCGCGTGTAGGTTATTAATCATCAAAGTCAACACTCAGAATATACAGCAATTATTTCGTCTCTTCATCTACATAATAGGCAACACCCAAGTACTACATCGAAGAACATGACATATTTCATTCATCGGAATTACCAACTCTTCCTTGAGTTCGACCTTGACGGCCTTAAGTGGCATCCGAAGACTTCTTTAAATTCATCTCATCCAACCACACCCAACATTGAGACCAGTTGAGGCAGTTCTGTATTTCCCGATTAACATGCAAAATATTCGAACTGGATTTTGTAGAGTGTATCGAAAAAACGTCCTTTCAATGTCTTCGACGTCGACAATGAACTTTCAAATTGGCGTTTGTGACGCTAGTTCGAGTAGATTTGCGGCAGAATTGTACAGTATGCTCATATTATAATCGAAAGTCTTGACCAGCAGGGCTATGCAGAaaattttgagcgctcgtcattcatacgccaattgTGCCGAAATGTATATTTTCAGCTaaaaaagtctcatcaatattgAATGCATATTTTCAGCTAAAAAATGAAGgctaaaacaaataataaaattatctcGATCAGTTTTCAAGATCTTTACAAACCATtatatctataaaatttttcgaCCACAGTGGTCAACGTCAAAAAGGACCAGAGAATAATAATTACAAGTTGGGTATTTCCTCAGAGCAatgatagagggagcatatgtaatTTGTCCCCCacatgaactataaaattttacatgaagcgcgcggaaatgaaaatatatccgtgataagatatttcactcaattccatAGACATATACTGTTCCACAAAAGTTAAGAAAGTTCAGGGCTTTTGAGACTTTTTcaaaagttttaatttttttcagcaattttttgaatatgataGATCTAAATGTTTACTCACttatctaaattatttttttgcccATTCCCTTATGAGTTCCACAGTTTCagttggaaattcattttagtGTTTGTAGTATAAAAttagttcattcaaaaaattttaaaactaaaGTTCAGTAAAGAGTATGGGCTTCTCGAACATCAACTACAGCTTGTAAACGCGtttgcatactttcgatcagatGGTTGAAGCCGCCTTGATCAATTTCTCTCCAGAGTAGTAGTAAAAGCCGTCTGAGTTCTTGATGCGTATGAGGAGATGATTGGTGAGAATCTAATGCTCTTTGTACCTGATCCCAAGCGTGTTCAATGAAGTTCAGGTCTAGCTACAGGGAGAGCCAGGCCAAATGTGAAATATCGTGAATTTCCAGAGCTTCATCGACAATTCTCGCACGATGGGATGACGCATTATCTACcaaaaacaacaaatttgacGAGTCATTCTCGAGCCACTTTATAGGTGCGCCTTCTCCCAGAGGtcttgtgtttcgtcccgagatcgccaGTGAACAcatcggttaggctatccagctaTCTCTGCCTAggacacaccctctcacaccttCATGGAGAGGCGATTATCTGTGGAATATGCTGCAAAGTAGTGTAGTGCGAACACCCATAGTACCATCTGTGcacagacagagtcactacactaTAATAGCAGCATTAAACAATGAAACCATGTTGTCATCAACTTGGACTatgtaaatatgtaaatttgctCATTCATAGTAAGTTCAAGCACCAACAATTCTCTAagttcattcaaacaaatatctCCCCTAACATTAACTGTATCACCTCTGGAAAGATGAATTTCCTGAACCGATATGCCATTTCTGGGCAGCAGTGGATGGGTCCATACCCGCCATAACACGCCGACTATCCAAAAATTGTCCATATCTCAACTCATCTGTAGACAATGCAGACCTCCATTGATTGTTCCAATTAACGTGCTCATTGGCCCATTCCAATCGCAGTCGCATATGATTTTGAGTTAATGGAATCCTTCTCAAAATCGTCGTGAATGTAGATTGTCATCGACGAGCTGTTTCAATCGAAACCAAAATACCAGAAGAGTTCAAAAGCCGCTGTTGTATGATTCAACAACTAGGTGCTAAAAGGTTCTCTACATGTAGACACAGTCAGAAACCGATCTTGTGCACGAGTGCTAGATCTTGGGCGTCCACTTTTTGGTCTTTCGGTCACATTTCCAGTTTCTCTACGCTCTCACTAACTTGAATGAAATTCGCAACATCTCTGAATAGCCATATTCGCTTCATCAGCACTAAGTTTACGTCAAGGATTTATTTCGAAACatatttttcagattttgaatcGATGTTGATTGTAAAAACGTAAAACAACAAATGATCCAAAATTTTTAGAAACTGAGAAAATTATCAAACGAGGAGAAAAAGACCATTCAGATATAAGAAagtaaacattttatttttcataaatgaacATTTGGTGGACAAGAATCGGCAACTTTTGAAACGAACAAAAATTTTGTGGAGCAGTTTATTCCACTCAATTCTATATTTCATTCTACGTCTATGCTCAATtattcagaaaacgaacttaTTCTCGCCAAACGACAAGAGAGAAGGCGCGCAataattgccaaaccttagatttcagcaggtatatacaAAAATAATGGATAATGCTTACTTAAAACTTGATAATTAGGTAAAaaatcggatttcaaatattcgaatttgcaaatttaatcgagaattactcaaataaatatatttcattcaatataatatgcattCATAACGTTATAGTAGAATtaaggatttgaaaatatatcacaatccgacaacgtaatctatttatatgttggggacatgtaaaaattgcgtatactccctctatctatgtttattattccatgggtatttcgaaatcagaaatTCATGAAGATTATGAGTACAATGAGGTTGGgcattctcattgaaaaaaaaaggtgctatcATGTTTCACCATTTTCGCACCAGTCTGTAGGCTGAAATAATGTTCtttaaatatcaataatatcaataaatgatATTTCTAACATAGATTCATCAATACAATTGTGTTCCAGTTCATTCCAAATTCGATTTTTCTGTCCTGAAATTTTGCTGAATTTCTAGAACATTCCACCATGCAAACATATCCTTCTGGACATTCGATATATTGGACCGCCTGTAGTTTTACCAGTTCTGCAGAATGAACAATCTCATGCATTAAGGCGGGGTACGTATAAATTAAAAGTCATATTAACTCACAACTTGTTTTATTGTGTGTACGCGAGTTCTATGCATTAGAAGCGCTCTACAGTAATAATGAAACTTCTGGTaagttttcagatttttttaacAAAGAAAACATTCATAGTTGAGCGATGATTTTCCATTATactcaaataaaatatattcgtGAAATAATGGCATCATATTGGCCATTGCAACTTATTATGCACAATCTGTCCCTTATTAGCATAATTCTAATTCATATTAAGCATTATCCTTCTTAATtcaatatattgatgaaatCAGTAATGATTAGATTTTTAAGCTCAAGTTTCATCATCAAATTCATTATTCATCTTCTTGCAGGTATACTTATTTGGGTTTGCCTTAGCTGGCCTTGCTTCTGGGTCAGGTGTCACTATTGGACTGCATCCAGAACTACATCCCATACAATCCCTTTATCATTCTCAAGATTGGCGTGGTCAATACACCTATGGCTACGCAACACCCATGATAACAAGAAATGAAGTCAGGAACATGGATGGTACAACCGTTGGAGGTTACTCCTACATGGATTCGAATGGAGTTCTTCAAACAGTTCAATATAAATCAGATCCAATCCACGGCTTCCAAGTGGCAGCTTCCAACTTGCCCCAAGATCTACCAGATGTAGCTGAAGCTAAAGCTAAACATTTGGCACTATTCCGAACTATACAAGAAAACAATATTGCAGCTGCGGTTTCTCAAGACAATTCCAATTTGCCCCAAGATCTACCAGAAGTAGCTGCAGCTAAAGCTAAACATTTGTCGCTATTCCGAACTATACAAGAAAACCATATGGCAGGTGCCGTTGTTCAAAACAATCTCCTGCAACCAGTTCAAGAACTCCCAGAAGTTGTTGCAGCAAGACAAGCACATATGGCTGCCCTTGAGGCTGCAAGAGGAGGAGTAATGCCTCAGCCTGTGCAAGATACCCCAGAAGTGATCAGAGCTAGAGCTGAATTTTTATCCTTCTTCGAAGCTACCCGTGCAAGAGATGAAGCTTTGAGGAGAGCAATCAGTTTAAGTCCTATTCCTCAAGATATATCCGGTCCTGTATCATTACCAAACCAATCTTCAGCAACTAACCAGGCAGCACCAGTGGATTACAGACCAGCCGCCAACGTTGCTCAGTATGGATCTGAGGGAGGTTTGGGAATTTATTCTTATGGTTACACAGGTCCACTCAGTTCCGGATCAGAAGCCAAATCCTCTGACGGTATAACTAGAGGGGGCTATTCATACATTGATGCCAATGGAATTCTGCAAACTGTAAGATATATCGCTGATGATGTCAATGGTTTCAGAGTTCAAGCAACAAATATTCCCATCAACCCCTTAATATCAAACGTTCAAACTAATCAAATTTCCCAAGATCAGCCAGCATCTCAACCTGCATCGTCTGCCAGTCATGGTGAAGGAGTTGTATCATCCAATAGAGGTGGGTTTCTTATCAATGTCGATGATTCGCAGCAGAATAACCAGAACTCCATACTCTATAGACAAGAAGTTCAATATTAGTTAAGTATATTAGTGTTCCAAAAGTCGACTGCATTTTATGTATAATAATGTTAGATAGTgaatgataataaatgtaagAATATAAttagttattttattatttaaagtaGCAATAATCACTTTCAAACGTATTCAACGTTTAAAGCGGTTTGAATGAAGTTG
It contains:
- the LOC123680109 gene encoding uncharacterized protein LOC123680109; protein product: MRMLLLICFIWAAASASVLISNIPGDNSDYVHSGHGHILHRLRREHVPTKTPEVIKYYDADSIVSRVTVMSRNGISLEHPLVYENTAFKADSDGNLVKSPKEAEPEKQEKKEEKEVV
- the LOC123680524 gene encoding uncharacterized protein LOC123680524, whose translation is MKLLVYLFGFALAGLASGSGVTIGLHPELHPIQSLYHSQDWRGQYTYGYATPMITRNEVRNMDGTTVGGYSYMDSNGVLQTVQYKSDPIHGFQVAASNLPQDLPDVAEAKAKHLALFRTIQENNIAAAVSQDNSNLPQDLPEVAAAKAKHLSLFRTIQENHMAGAVVQNNLLQPVQELPEVVAARQAHMAALEAARGGVMPQPVQDTPEVIRARAEFLSFFEATRARDEALRRAISLSPIPQDISGPVSLPNQSSATNQAAPVDYRPAANVAQYGSEGGLGIYSYGYTGPLSSGSEAKSSDGITRGGYSYIDANGILQTVRYIADDVNGFRVQATNIPINPLISNVQTNQISQDQPASQPASSASHGEGVVSSNRGGFLINVDDSQQNNQNSILYRQEVQY